A genomic window from Gossypium hirsutum isolate 1008001.06 chromosome D12, Gossypium_hirsutum_v2.1, whole genome shotgun sequence includes:
- the LOC107918139 gene encoding pentatricopeptide repeat-containing protein At4g14820 encodes MSAVPQPTISLPTPNLNSTPTPTTLLKTLSSSHSLAHFKQVHAHILRSTHSPSHSLILKLLSSPSLLYSLSIFSHLPHPLPSLSTPFLRHLSRSSKPEFAFFVYQRLRNEGIPIDRFAFPPLLKAASRVGWLAEGKEIHGFGFKSGFHSDPFVQTGLMVMYVGCGRLPEARLVFDKMSYRDFVAWRVMIDGYCQSELFDDALELFEEMKRANIEADKFVLSSILSACGRAGNLDCGKAIHDYIIQKELVIDAHLRCALVTMYASCGCMDMAQQLYDQMIPKNVVVSTAMVSGYSRHGRVKDARLIFDQMVEKDLVSWSAMISGYAESDQPQEALRLFNELQILGIGPDQVTMLSVISACANLGVLDKAKWIHVYANKNGFGGSLRINNALIDMYAKCGSLERARNVFEKMTSRNVISWTSMINAFAIHGDANNALRYFQKMKEACVEPNGVTFVGVLYACSHAGLVEEGRKIFASMINEHNITPKHEHYGCMVDLFGRANLLREAVEIVETMPFAPNVVIWGSLMSACQIHGETELGQFTAKRVLELEPDHDGALVLLSNIYAKERKWKNVGDLRQLMKERGICKERGCSRIELNDEVHEFLVADRNHKQAYEIYEKLNEVVSRLKLDGYAPDTGCVLVDLEDEEKREVVLWHSEKLALCYGLINGAKDSCIRIVKNLRVCEDCHTFLKLVSKVYRREIVVRDRTRFHHYRDGVCSCRDYW; translated from the exons ATGTCAGCTGTTCCCCAACCCACCATTTCTCTGCCAACCCCCAACCTCAATTCCACCCCAACCCCGACAACCCTCCTCAAAACCCTCTCTTCTTCCCACTCCCTCGCCCACTTCAAACAAGTCCACGCCCACATCCTCCGTTCCACCCACTCGCCCTCCCATTCCCTCATCCTCAAACTCCTCTCTTCCCCTTCCCTCCTTTACTCTCTCTCCATCTTCTCCCACCTCCCTCACCCTCTCCCTTCCCTCTCCACTCCCTTTCTCCGCCACCTCTCTCGTAGTTCCAAACCCGAATTCGCCTTCTTTGTTTACCAAAGACTCAGGAATGAAGGGATACCAATTGACAGGTTCGCTTTTCCTCCGCTTTTAAAGGCTGCCTCCAGGGTTGGCTGGTTGGCTGAAGGGAAAGAGATTCATGGCTTTGGCTTTAAGTCGGGCTTCCATTCCGACCCGTTTGTGCAGACCGGTCTTATGGTTATGTATGTCGGCTGTGGGAGACTTCCGGAGGCCCGGTTGGTGTTTGATAAAATGTCTTACCGAGATTTTGTTGCATGGAGGGTAATGATAGATGG CTACTGCCAGAGTGAACTTTTTGATGATGCATTGGAACTTTTTGAGGAGATGAAGAGGGCTAATATCGAGGCTGATAAGTTTGTTCTCTCCAGTATTCTTTCTGCTTGTGGTCGAGCTGGGAATCTGGATTGTGGGAAAGCAATACATGACTACATTATTCAGAAAGAGCTTGTGATTGATGCTCATCTAAGGTGTGCTCTTGTGACAATGTATGCGAGTTGTGGTTGCATGGATATGGCTCAGCAGCTGTATGATCAGATGATACCAAAAAACGTGGTTGTTTCAACAGCCATGGTTTCAGGGTATTCAAGACATGGGCGAGTCAAGGATGCTCGACTGATTTTTGACCAAATGGTAGAGAAGGACTTGGTGTCTTGGAGTGCAATGATATCTGGTTATGCTGAGAGTGATCAACCTCAAGAGGCTCTTAGATTGTTTAATGAACTGCAAATACTAGGAATAGGACCTGATCAGGTGACCATGTTGAGTGTTATATCAGCTTGTGCAAATCTGGGTGTACTAGATAAAGCTAAATGGATACATGTATATGCCAATAAGAACGGTTTTGGAGGAAGTTTACGTATTAATAATGCTCTTATTGATATGTATGCCAAATGTGGGAGTTTGGAAAGAGCAAGAAATGTTTTTGAGAAAATGACAAGCAGAAATGTGATATCTTGGACCAGTATGATCAATGCATTTGCTATACATGGGGATGCCAATAATGCCTTAAGATACTTTCAGAAAATGAAAGAGGCTTGTGTGGAGCCGAATGGAGTAACATTTGTGGGCGTGCTTTATGCTTGTAGCCATGCAGGGCTGGTTGAGGAGGGCCGAAAGATCTTTGCATCCATGATTAATGAACACAATATCACTCCTAAACATGAACATTACGGTTGCATGGTTGACCTCTTTGGCCGTGCTAATCTCTTGAGAGAAGCTGTTGAGATTGTAGAGACGATGCCTTTTGCACCCAATGTTGTCATTTGGGGATCCCTCATGTCTGCTTGTCAAATTCATGGTGAGACTGAATTAGGACAATTCACTGCCAAAAGGGTACTCGAGCTTGAGCCAGATCATGATGGGGCTCTTGTTCTACTATCAAATATTTATGccaaagaaagaaaatggaaaaatgttGGAGACTTGAGGCAATTAATGAAAGAAAGAGGTATATGTAAGGAAAGGGGATGTAGTAGGATTGAATTGAACGATGAGGTGCATGAGTTTTTAGTGGCAGATAGGAATCACAAACAAGCATATGAGATATATGAAAAATTGAATGAGGTGGTTAGTCGATTGAAGTTGGATGGCTATGCTCCAGACACCGGTTGTGTTCTTGTTGACttagaagatgaagaaaaaaggGAGGTGGTTCTATGGCATAGTGAGAAGTTAGCACTTTGTTATGGACTCATAAATGGAGCAAAAGATTCATGCATTCGGATAGTTAAGAATCTTCGAGTTTGCGAGGACTGCCATACCTTTTTGAAGTTAGTTTCGAAGGTGTATAGGAGGGAAATTGTTGTCAGGGATAGGACAAGGTTCCACCATTACAGAGATGGAGTTTGTTCTTGCAGAGACTATTGGTGA
- the LOC107917138 gene encoding peroxidase 5 produces the protein MIKMRPSKLSLVSVILFVLLFSQCVLSQLRVGFYKDTCRVVEFIVKEEVVKAIVKDRGLAAALMRMHFHDCFVRGCDASILLNSTPSSTAEKDSFANNPSLRGYEVIDNAKARLEVVCKGVVSCADIIAFAARDSIEMAGGLGYDVPAGRRDGRTSLASEIIGNLPPPTFNVDQLTQMFANKGFTQEEMVTLSGGHTLGRSHCSSFSDRLYNFSGTLKQDASLDPTYAAKLKQQCPQGSTDPNVVVPMTSTPSIADAGYYIDILANRGLFTSDHTLLTSPATANQVAENAKNPIQWKVKFATAMVKMGQLDVLTGSEGEIRANCRVINS, from the exons ATGATTAAGATGAGACCAAGCAAGCTAAGTCTAGTCTCTGTGATCTTGTTTGTGCTTTTGTTTTCCCAGTGTGTTCTTTCGCAGCTTCGAGTCGGATTTTACAAAGATACATGCAGGGTAGTAGAATTCATTGTCAAAGAAGAAGTGGTGAAAGCCATCGTTAAAGATAGAGGATTAGCTGCAGCTCTTATGAGAATGCATTTCCATGATTGCTTtgttagg GGTTGTGATGCATCGATACTCCTCAATTCAACTCCGTCCAGCACAGCGGAGAAAGACTCTTTTGCTAATAACCCGAGTTTACGAGGATATGAAGTCATAGACAATGCAAAGGCTAGACTGGAAGTTGTTTGTAAAGGAGTAGTTTCCTGCGCTGACATAATTGCATTTGCAGCAAGGGACAGTATAGAGATG GCTGGAGGACTCGGCTATGATGTCCCTGCAGGAAGAAGAGATGGTAGAACTTCACTCGCCTCAGAGATAATAGGAAACTTACCTCCCCCAACCTTTAATGTCGACCAACTGACTCAAATGTTCGCAAATAAGGGATTTACACAAGAAGAAATGG ttaCTCTCTCAG GAGGACACACCCTTGGGCGGTCACACTGCAGTTCATTCAGTGACAGACTATACAATTTCAGTGGGACATTGAAGCAGGACGCAAGTTTAGATCCAACATATGCAGCCAAGTTGAAGCAGCAATGCCCTCAGGGTAGCACGGATCCTAACGTGGTGGTACCGATGACTTCAACTCCGAGCATTGCAGATGCTGGTTACTACATCGATATCCTAGCAAACCGAGGCTTGTTTACATCAGACCACACGCTGCTAACAAGTCCAGCTACAGCGAACCAAGTGGCTGAGAATGCAAAGAATCCTATACAGTGGAAGGTGAAATTCGCAACGGCAATGGTGAAGATGGGGCAGCTTGATGTCTTGACAGGATCCGAGGGAGAGATTCGAGCTAACTGTAGGGTGATCAATAGCTAG